A part of Bacteroidia bacterium genomic DNA contains:
- a CDS encoding T9SS type A sorting domain-containing protein, protein MNDNNIGQRPISQPTSLQTRSSAGLTINNNVISNLSGVNASYHPDGIFVSEATAVNNPLPYRIRYNNIDMGSGNIGQRLGIYARNMAGVSIDHNNVRIKNYNSDPNSGNTNLQMQPGGIVVESSFGFRITCNTIQGALTSSTTNYWNWTKGIGIANNQSSKGIFDNSITNTGIGWLSIGNNAGTKGNNNHFNRTTAKMKAIQLQGGSLLNGGDQGNGTTFSGMTGSDFHGYTAISAQPCTMNVLSVGSFISGSNITPPMPIVFNGGASSDLPGCPYLNIVVPPPIIERLIAIDSIVVPDSFPDSKTLYRLGLYMAYKTDSATQADTIITAFADTFRYSPWGKLMDLNMKQFTGMGLREAEILYDANDSIIPIDTISSILKKVNKYLFSKAVLNDTSYTSTEKEELETVAQLCPSVYGPWVYTARDILEGLDTFNIHYYNICELSQDSSFYRVEEQASNNSITSEYFRLYPNPATEELTFEYILDETSDGTITFYDLSGRRVLTTNTQKENRIKQINTTNLQSGIYLMNFKVNGTIKYFSKLCIVK, encoded by the coding sequence ATGAATGATAATAATATCGGTCAGAGACCAATTTCTCAACCGACCTCGTTGCAAACGAGGTCGAGCGCGGGTCTTACTATCAATAACAATGTCATAAGTAATCTGAGCGGAGTTAATGCATCTTACCATCCGGATGGGATTTTTGTATCGGAAGCAACGGCGGTTAACAATCCCTTGCCCTACCGAATCCGATACAACAACATCGATATGGGCAGTGGAAATATTGGACAGCGACTGGGGATTTATGCAAGGAACATGGCTGGAGTTTCAATTGACCATAATAATGTAAGAATAAAAAACTACAATTCAGATCCCAATAGTGGTAATACAAACCTGCAAATGCAGCCTGGTGGAATTGTTGTGGAAAGTTCATTTGGATTTAGAATAACTTGCAACACCATTCAAGGTGCCTTGACCAGTAGCACCACCAATTATTGGAATTGGACCAAGGGAATTGGAATTGCTAACAACCAAAGTTCAAAGGGCATATTTGATAACTCCATAACCAATACAGGCATTGGTTGGCTTTCCATAGGCAACAATGCAGGCACCAAAGGCAATAACAACCACTTTAACCGCACAACGGCCAAAATGAAGGCGATTCAATTGCAAGGAGGAAGTTTGTTAAACGGCGGCGACCAAGGAAATGGAACTACGTTTAGTGGAATGACTGGGAGCGATTTTCATGGGTATACGGCTATTAGTGCTCAGCCGTGTACGATGAATGTGTTGTCGGTTGGGTCATTTATTTCTGGAAGTAATATTACACCTCCTATGCCAATAGTATTTAATGGCGGAGCAAGTTCAGATTTACCTGGCTGCCCTTACTTAAATATAGTTGTCCCGCCCCCTATTATAGAACGGTTGATTGCAATTGATTCTATAGTTGTTCCGGATAGCTTCCCAGATTCGAAAACATTGTATAGATTAGGATTATATATGGCCTATAAAACCGACTCTGCTACACAAGCCGATACAATTATAACAGCATTTGCGGATACATTCCGATATAGTCCATGGGGTAAACTCATGGATTTGAATATGAAGCAATTTACAGGAATGGGATTAAGAGAGGCGGAAATTTTATATGATGCAAATGATTCTATCATCCCCATTGATACAATCTCATCTATTCTAAAAAAAGTGAACAAATATTTGTTTAGTAAGGCAGTGTTAAATGACACATCCTACACTTCAACTGAAAAGGAAGAGTTGGAAACAGTTGCCCAACTTTGCCCATCTGTTTATGGGCCTTGGGTTTATACTGCAAGAGATATTTTGGAAGGGTTAGATACCTTTAATATTCACTATTACAATATCTGTGAATTGTCACAGGACAGTTCGTTTTATAGAGTGGAGGAGCAAGCATCTAACAATAGTATCACATCCGAATATTTTAGATTGTATCCCAACCCAGCAACCGAAGAATTGACTTTTGAATATATATTGGATGAAACAAGCGATGGAACTATAACATTTTATGACCTTTCGGGTAGGAGGGTATTAACAACTAATACCCAAAAGGAAAATAGAATTAAGCAAATTAACACCACAAATTTGCAAAGTGGTATATACTTAATGAACTTTAAAGTTAATGGAACCATTAAATATTTCTCAAAATTATGTATTGTAAAATAA
- a CDS encoding NAD-dependent epimerase/dehydratase family protein, translating to MEKTVCITGATGFVGLHLVLEFLNQGWKVSGISESPNHVQQAAKIARHYGEEQVKAFLGIHWHWGDIRKPETFIKAIEPVNYVVHCAGLAHGSKQDLFSINREGTANVVKLCLEKKVEKLCHISTIEALGRYHDRRHYDESSIYRESVFNSPYAQSKQAAEQEVWKGAKQGLDAVVLIPPVIVGPSNWNEGFGRTFKKIAEGTRKSHRGSNAFIDVRDLARITVLAYSSKLSGAYLVNESNNKYQLAYQIMGKHLGISSEFPPNRAIKLRFLMVLAHWFFRLGRYRILNPSHQERIRNIQSNTYSAQKFHRETGYTYIPLEQSLAFACQAFLKDYKANSES from the coding sequence ATGGAAAAAACGGTTTGTATTACCGGAGCTACCGGCTTTGTGGGATTGCACCTGGTATTGGAATTTTTAAACCAGGGTTGGAAGGTAAGTGGCATTTCCGAATCTCCCAACCATGTGCAACAAGCGGCCAAAATTGCCCGGCATTATGGCGAGGAACAAGTAAAGGCTTTTTTGGGTATCCATTGGCATTGGGGCGATATTCGCAAGCCCGAAACCTTTATAAAAGCAATTGAACCGGTTAATTATGTAGTGCATTGCGCCGGATTGGCACATGGCAGCAAGCAAGATTTGTTCTCCATTAACCGGGAGGGAACTGCCAATGTGGTAAAGCTTTGTCTGGAAAAAAAGGTGGAAAAGCTTTGCCACATCAGCACCATTGAGGCACTTGGCCGATACCATGACCGGCGCCACTATGATGAATCCTCCATCTACCGCGAATCGGTTTTCAACAGTCCTTATGCCCAAAGCAAGCAAGCAGCCGAGCAAGAAGTGTGGAAAGGAGCAAAGCAAGGACTGGATGCCGTGGTATTAATCCCTCCGGTTATTGTTGGTCCGAGCAACTGGAATGAAGGTTTTGGCCGGACATTTAAAAAAATTGCCGAAGGAACCCGAAAATCGCACCGGGGCAGCAATGCATTTATTGATGTGCGCGATTTGGCTCGGATAACGGTATTGGCCTATTCATCCAAATTAAGTGGAGCCTACCTCGTTAATGAGTCTAACAATAAGTATCAATTGGCCTATCAAATAATGGGTAAACACTTAGGTATTTCTTCCGAATTTCCTCCTAACCGCGCTATTAAACTGAGATTTCTCATGGTTCTGGCCCATTGGTTTTTTCGGCTTGGACGCTATCGAATTCTCAACCCTTCGCATCAGGAACGAATCCGAAACATTCAAAGCAACACCTATTCTGCCCAAAAATTTCATCGCGAAACCGGTTATACTTATATTCCGTTGGAGCAGTCGCTGGCCTTTGCCTGTCAAGCCTTTCTAAAGGATTATAAAGCCAATTCCGAATCCTGA
- the rluF gene encoding 23S rRNA pseudouridine(2604) synthase RluF translates to MSDNDTSINLNKFISDTGICSRRGAEKYILEGRVKINGNPTQLGNRVRPGDVVTLDGKPLNAAPKLLYLAFHKPVGITCTTETHIPGNIISYINHPQRLFPIGRLDKDSEGLIFLTNDGNIVNKILRAGNNHQKEYIVTVNKPITPEFIKRMGNGVPILDTITQKCKVTQLGKFSFNIVLTQGLNRQIRRMCEYLGYEVQKLKRIRIMNIRLDDIKKGEWRYLNEKEMQEIQAMLVDSKKTA, encoded by the coding sequence ATGTCTGACAACGATACCAGCATAAACCTCAATAAGTTTATCAGCGATACCGGAATTTGTTCGCGAAGAGGTGCTGAGAAGTATATTTTAGAAGGCCGGGTAAAAATCAATGGAAACCCCACCCAGCTTGGCAATCGGGTTAGGCCGGGTGATGTGGTAACACTGGACGGAAAACCCCTTAATGCTGCTCCCAAATTGTTGTATTTGGCATTTCATAAGCCGGTTGGAATTACCTGTACTACCGAAACCCATATCCCAGGAAACATTATCAGTTACATCAACCATCCTCAGCGTTTGTTTCCTATTGGCCGACTGGACAAAGATTCGGAAGGTTTGATATTTTTAACCAACGACGGGAATATAGTCAATAAAATACTTAGAGCCGGTAACAACCACCAAAAGGAATATATTGTTACCGTCAATAAACCCATAACCCCTGAATTTATTAAACGAATGGGTAATGGGGTTCCCATATTAGATACCATAACCCAAAAGTGCAAAGTGACCCAATTAGGCAAGTTTTCGTTTAACATTGTACTTACTCAGGGTTTAAACAGGCAAATACGCAGAATGTGCGAATATTTAGGGTATGAGGTACAGAAACTAAAACGAATACGTATCATGAACATTCGGTTAGATGATATTAAAAAGGGCGAATGGCGTTATCTGAACGAAAAGGAAATGCAGGAAATACAGGCTATGCTGGTAGATTCGAAAAAAACGGCTTAG